The sequence below is a genomic window from Blastococcus sp. Marseille-P5729.
GGTGTCCTTCGCTTGCTGCTGAACGCCGACCGCGTAGGCACACTCGAAGCACGTGGCGATGTGGCGGGCCGCCCGGGCGCGGGCGCCGGCGGCGAGCTCCCCATCCACGTACGCCGAGATCGCCTCGGTGGACAGGTGGGTCTCGAAGGCCTTCACTCGGCGCCTCCCGACCGCACCGCCTCGGGCGAGCGGTGCGCCAGCGCCTCGCGAAGCTGCAGCCGGCCGCGGTGGATGCGGCTGCGGACCGTGCCGAGCTTGATGCCCAAGGTCGCGGCGATCTCCTCGTAGGACAGGCCCTCGATGTCGCAGAGGACGACGGCCGCCCTAAAGTCAGGCGGCAGGTCGGCGAGCGCCGCCTGCACGTCGGCGTCCACGTTGTTGTGATCGAAGCTCGTCACCGGGTCGGCGTGGGTGCCCGGTAGCCGCTCGGCCTCGTCCGACAGGTTGTCGAAGCGGACTCGTTGGCGGCGACGGACCATGTCGAGGAAGAGGTTGGTCGTGATGCGGTGCATCCAGCCCTCGAAGGTGCCGGGCCGGTACGACGCGAGCGAGCGGAAGACACGGATGAAGGTCTCCTGCGTGAGGTCCTCGGCGTCCTGCCGGTTGCCGGAGAGGCGGTAGGCCAGCCGATAGACGCGCACGGAGTGCTCACGGACGATCTGCTCCCAGGACGGCGCCACCCATTCGGTGTCGCCGCGGTCGTTCTCGGCCATCGTGCTGCTCGTGGCCTGCTGGGTCATCGGGGTGTTTTCTCCTCACGCGTCACGTGCTGGGTTTGGCTGGCTGGCGGGCTCGGCCGGTGGGATGTGTTCAATTCTGCCGCACCCGCCGTAGTCGTGCCGTCAAGGGCCGCGAGGCGCAGCAAGCTCACCGGAATGCCCGGCAGGGCGCGATGCGTCGCTGCGGCCTCCCGCGCCGGTCGCTCGATAGGGTGTGTGCATGACCAACGCCGCGAGCCGTACCTACGTCGAGTCGTTCGTGACCGAGCAGCCGGTGGCTGCCTCGGCTCGACAGCGCGCCGAGGAGCTCGGCGTCGAGACGGTGTCGACCGGTGCTGGCGCAGCGCTGCGCCTGCTCGCGGCGATGATCGACGCGCGCGCCGTGGTCGAGATCGGGACCGGGACCGGCGTCTCGGGTCTCTGGCTGTTGGAGGGCATGCATCCGGAGGGCGTGCTGACCACGGTCGACACCGAGATCGAGCATCAGCGTGCCGCCAAGCGAGCGTTCGCAGAGGCCGGAGTCGCGAGCTCGCGAGCCCGGGTGATCACCGGTGCAGCGCGCGACGTGCTCCCCCGGCTCACGGACGGCGCCTACGACCTGGTGTTCGTCGACTCCGACCCGGCCGACTACGCCGAGCTGCTCGACGAGGCGCTCCGGCTGCTGCGGTACGGCGGCGTGGTGGTCTTCGACGATGCCTTGCATAAGGACCGCGTCGCCGACCCGTCCGCGCGCGATGCGGAGTCGGTGGCGCTGCGTGACCTGGGCAGGCTGATCCGTGAGCACGACCACCTGGTGCCGGCCATCCTGCCGGTCGGTGAGGGGCTGATCGCTGCCGTGCACCGGCCGGACTAAGACCGGCGAGCAGGTCATGGCATCACCCGAGGGGCCGCCCGAGGCTGGCACGGGCGGCCGACGGCGCAGCCTGATGACCGCACCCCTACAGGGCGATCAAGCCACTCCGGTCATCAGCAGCGCGGCTGGTCAGGTCGAGTAGGTCAATGCTCGCCCGATGGGCCGCTTACGTCACAGAAGCCAGCTAGGCGCGCGCTCAAGGGGGAAGGGCTCACGGGCGGACTACGACGTCCTTGCCCACCACCACGATGCCACTCGGCGTGACGTGGTAGTTCTCGCGGTCGCGCTCGAGATTGACGCCCAGGGTCGCCCCGTCCGGCACGACCACGTTCTTGTCGAGGATCGCCCGGCGCACGATCGCGCCCTTGCCGATCTGGACGCCGTCGAGCAGCACGCACCCGTCTACCACCGCGCCGTCGTTGACGCGCACGTCCATGCCGACCACCGAGTGCCGCACGTTGGAGCCGACGATGATGGCACCGGCAGCCACCATCGACTCGGTCGCCAGGCCACCGAGCACGAACTTCGCCGGAGGCCGCTGCGCTGAGGAGGTCAGGATCGGCCACTGCTGGTTGTACAGGTTGAAGATCGGATGCACCGACACGAGGTCCATGTGCGCGTCGTAGTAGGAGTCGAGTGTTCCCACGTCGCGCCAGTAGGCACGATCACGGTCGGTAGCGCCCGGGATCACGTTGTCGGCGAAGTCGTAGACGTACGCCGTGCCGTCCCCGGTCATCATCGGAATGATGTTGCCGCCCATGTCGTGCACGCTGCTCTCGTCGGCAGCGTCCCGCTCAAGGGCCTCGACCAACGCATCGGTGCTGAAGACATAGTTGCCCATGGAGGCGAACGTGGCGTCGGGGTCGTCGGGCAGCCCAGGCGGGTCGGCCGGCTTCTCGAGGAACTGGGTGATCTTCCGCCCGGTCTCGTCGGTGTCGATGACGCCGAAGGCGGTCGCCTCGTGCCGCGGCACCCGGATCCCCGCCACGGTCACGGCGGCGCCGGTCGCCACGTGCTGGTCCACCATCTGCTGGGGGTCCATGCGGTAGACGTGGTCGGCGCCGAACACCACGACGATGTCGGGCTTCTCGTCGCGGATCAGGTTCATCGACTGGTAGATCGCATCCGCGCTGCCGGTGAACCAGTGCGGCCCGCGGCGCTGCTGCGCCGGCACCGGCGTCACGTAGTTGCCGGTCAACGTCGACATCCGCCAGGTCTGGGTGATGTGCCGATCGAGCGAGTGCGACTTGTACTGGGTGAGCACGCACAGGCGGTGGTAGCCGGCGTTGACCAGGTTCGACAGCACGAAGTCGACCAGCCGATACGAGCCGCCGAACGGCACCGCGGGCTTGGCGCGATCGGCGGTCAGCGGCATCAGTCGCTTGCCCTCGCCACCGGCCAGAACGATTCCCAGGACTCTCGGATTAGCGGCCACGAGATTGACCCTAACGCGCCCGATCGGCGCCCGCATTACCGGTTCGTGAACACCGACTGGCACCTGTCCGGACGGCCTCTTCGGCGGGCTAGGGTCGAGTCATGCGAATCGGCATCCTCACGCGCGAGTACCCACCCTTCGTCTACGGCGGCG
It includes:
- the sigE gene encoding RNA polymerase sigma factor SigE; its protein translation is MTQQATSSTMAENDRGDTEWVAPSWEQIVREHSVRVYRLAYRLSGNRQDAEDLTQETFIRVFRSLASYRPGTFEGWMHRITTNLFLDMVRRRQRVRFDNLSDEAERLPGTHADPVTSFDHNNVDADVQAALADLPPDFRAAVVLCDIEGLSYEEIAATLGIKLGTVRSRIHRGRLQLREALAHRSPEAVRSGGAE
- a CDS encoding O-methyltransferase; the protein is MTNAASRTYVESFVTEQPVAASARQRAEELGVETVSTGAGAALRLLAAMIDARAVVEIGTGTGVSGLWLLEGMHPEGVLTTVDTEIEHQRAAKRAFAEAGVASSRARVITGAARDVLPRLTDGAYDLVFVDSDPADYAELLDEALRLLRYGGVVVFDDALHKDRVADPSARDAESVALRDLGRLIREHDHLVPAILPVGEGLIAAVHRPD
- the glgC gene encoding glucose-1-phosphate adenylyltransferase, with the protein product MAANPRVLGIVLAGGEGKRLMPLTADRAKPAVPFGGSYRLVDFVLSNLVNAGYHRLCVLTQYKSHSLDRHITQTWRMSTLTGNYVTPVPAQQRRGPHWFTGSADAIYQSMNLIRDEKPDIVVVFGADHVYRMDPQQMVDQHVATGAAVTVAGIRVPRHEATAFGVIDTDETGRKITQFLEKPADPPGLPDDPDATFASMGNYVFSTDALVEALERDAADESSVHDMGGNIIPMMTGDGTAYVYDFADNVIPGATDRDRAYWRDVGTLDSYYDAHMDLVSVHPIFNLYNQQWPILTSSAQRPPAKFVLGGLATESMVAAGAIIVGSNVRHSVVGMDVRVNDGAVVDGCVLLDGVQIGKGAIVRRAILDKNVVVPDGATLGVNLERDRENYHVTPSGIVVVGKDVVVRP